Genomic window (Corynebacterium simulans):
CACACCGCGCAGGTCACCGTTCCGGTCACCGGCTTGGAAAGTCGTGACCAGTTCCGTCGCGGCATCATCGACTATGAAAACGGTATCGCCACGGCCGAGCTCTTTGCTGGCACTGGTTCGCACCTGATTTCGCAGGCCATGAGTGCCAACGCCCTCATCCGCATCCCGGCCGGCGCACAGCTGCAGCCGGGCGATGTCGTTGAGGTTATCCCGTTCTAATGGCGCGACGTGCAGTAGTAGTGGTTGCCTCCACCCGCGCGGCAGCGGGCATCTACGAAGATCGTTCCGGGCCCATCGCGGTGGATTTTCTGCGGCGGATGGGCTTTGATACTCCGGATGCGCTCGTGGTACCCGATGCCGAAATCGCCGAGGCCCTCGATAAGGTCTTCGCCGCCCAGCCCAGCGTCATTTTAACTTCCGGAGGCACGGGCATTTCGCCTGACGACGCCACGGTGGAGGCCGTCTCCGCGCATCTGGCACGGGAGCTGCCGGGGATAGCGCATGCTTTTTACGCGGCGTCGGCAAGCGTGCCCACTGCCGCGCTCTCGCGTACCGTCGCCGGCGTCAACGCACACACCTTCGCCATGGCGCTGCCCGGTTCCACGGGCGGGGTGAAGGATGGTTGTAAGGTTTTGGAGCCTTTGCTACCGCACATCGTCGATCAATTGGAAGGAAGGCATGAGCACTGATCCCGCCTTTGTTAGCGCCGATACCGGAAAGGTAATCGGGGCGATGATGACGAGCTCGCCCATTGAAAAGCCTGATATTTCCACCCCGGCGATGGGTGCCGTGGTCACCTTCGACGGCATCGTGCGCAACCATGATGGCGGGCGCGGCGGCGTGGAGCTTTTGCGCTATACCGCGCACCCCACTGCCGAATCCGAGATCTCCCGCGTGGCGCAAGAAGTCATCGCCGCGCATCCGAATACCCGCCTGTGGTGCGCACACCGCACCGGTGATCTGCGCGTGGGCGAGGCAGCATTCGTGGTGATCGCTGCCGCGGCCCACCGCGGGGATGCTTTCGCGGCTGCGGAAGAGTGCGCCGACCGCGTGAAGGCGGAGGTGCCGATTTGGAAAGAGCAGCGTTACGCGGATGGTTTTAGCAACTGGGTGGGCTTGGAATGAGTAATCGCTACGCACGCCAGGAGGCCCTGTGGGGTACAGAGGGCCAGGCCAAGCTAACTAATGCAACGGTGGCGGTCATCGGTGCCGGCGGGCTTGGCTCGCCTGCCCTGCTTTACCTCGCGGGCGCAGGTGTGGGGCGCATCCTGCTTTTCGACGACGACGTGGTCTCCCTATCCAATCTGCAACGCCAAGTCATCCACGGCATGGACGATATTGGTGGGCCGAAGACTGCGTCGGCCGCGGAGACGATCCATCAACTCAATCCGGAGGTACAGGTACTGCAGTACCCGCGCCTCAGCTCCGCCACGGCGCTTGCGCACTTGGCTGAAGCCGACGTCCTCTTAGACGGCACCGATAATTTTGAAGCCCGCTACCTGTGCTCTTGGGCGTGCCACGAGCTGGGTATTCCGCACGTGTGGGCGTCGATTTTAGGATTCGATGCGCAGCTTTCCGTCTTCTGGTCTGGGCACGGTCCGGTCTACGAGGACGTCTTTCCCACGGCACCTGCCCCTGGCTCGGTGCCTTCGTGCTCCCAAGCCGGCGTGCTGGGCCCCGTGGTGGGCACGGTGGGCTCCGCCATGGCGTTGGAGGCCCTTAAGTACCTCACGGGTATGGGCACGCTGCTTACTGGGAAGATTGGTTACTTCGATGCGCTGACCTGCACCTGGGAGTACATTCCGGTGGTTGCCAGCGGCGCAACGCCCACGCAGCCTGCCGACGCCCCCGAAATACGCACCATCCCCTCCGGCTACCGCATCATCGATGTGCGCACCGAGGAAGAACGCGCGGAGCATTCCATCCCCGGCTCCGAGCACTTCCTCCTGGACCGCATCCTGGCGGGTGAGAATCCCCGGCTCGGCCACGACGAACCCGCCGTCATCCACTGCGCCGGCGGCATCCGCTCCGCCCAAGCCGTAGCCGCACTACGCGAGCGCGGCTACACGCAGGTCTACTCCCTGCGCGGCGGCATCAATGCCTGGCTGGAGCAGAATACCGCGTAGGCGCCCCATATTAAGGAAACTGAAAGCAGCCCACGGTTCATGTACCTCTGTGTGTATTTAGCGTGCCTGAATCACCAGGTTTCTGGCCGCTATTTACATATATCGGTACATGAAACCACGCATGGCGGTGCGAAGGGATCTTGAAGGAAACAAAAATCTCGAGACACCATCCAAAGGAACGATGTCTCGAGACTTCACACGGCGGAGACGGCGGGATTTGAACCCGCGGTGGTTTGACCCACGCTGGTTTTCAAGACCAGTGCATTCGGCCGCTCTGCCACGTCTCCTTGTCTTGCGACCCACTAAGCCTACTAAACCTAGCGATGCAGATCATATTCGGCCTCGGAGTTTTCGTTAAGCTGGGTGGGCATGAAAGCTATCGTGCAGACCGACCCTAAAGATCCCGGCGCGCTGGAGCTAGGCGTCGTCGAAAAGCCGCTGCTCCACCCCGGAGAAGTTCTAGTAAAGGTCCATGCTGCGGGTGTGAACCGCGCTGACCTCTTGCAAGCGCGCGGACACTATCCGCCACCAGCAGGCGCTTCCGAGACCATCGGCCTGGAGGTGGCCGGTGAAATCGTGGATGCAAATGGCACCGAGTGGAAAGAAGGCACCCAGGTTGGCGCGCTGCTTGCCGGCGGTGGTTACGCCGAATATGTCGCGGTACCAGCGGGCCAGCTGCTGTCCATTCCGAAGGGCTTTTCGCTTACCGATACCGCCTCAGTCATCGAGGTGGCCTGCACCGTATGGTCCAACCTCGCCATGGAAGCGAACCTGCACGCTGGGCAAACCATTCTCATTCATGGTGGTGCGGGCGGCATCGGCTTGTTCGCCATCCAGGTGGCCAAGGCGCTGGGCGCTACTGTTGCGGTGACGGCCGGCTCCGCGGAGAAGCTGGAGACCTGCAAGCACTATGGCGCAGACATCCTTATTAATTACAAGGAACAAGACTTCGCAGAAGAGTTGAAGAACCAATGCGACGTCATCTTGGACATCATCGGCGCGAAGTACCTCAAACAGAACCTGAAGGCGCTGGCTACCGACGGCCACATGGTCACCATCGGCTTGCAAGGCGGCACGAAGGAAGAGCTCAACATGGGCATCGTCCTAGCAAAGCGCCTCACCTTGCAGGGCACGACGCTGCGCTCCCGCAGCATTGAGGACAAAGCCGCAATCGTGGCAGACACCGTCGCCAACGTGTGGCCATGGCTGGAAGATGGCACGGTAAAGCACCATCTCCACGGCACTTACCCGCTGGCCGAGGCCGCCGCTGCGCACGAAGCACTAAACTCCGGCGCCGTCACCGGCAAGTTGGTGCTGACGGTGTCTTAAACGTCTTGGGTCTAAGCTACTGGCTTAGGCCAAAGACGCCACCACGCGCGTGAGGTGTTCAATATCGTGGCGGGTGTTGAACGGGCCCAAGGCCACGGTAACGGCGCCGCCGATTTCGTCGGCGCCCATCTCCGTAAGAAGCGGAGTGCGCAGCGCCAACGTCGTGACCAGGCCGTTATCGATGAGGCGGCGGTGCACCGTCTCTGCCGGTACGTTCTGCACCGCGAAGGTAAGCCGCGGCAGGCGATCCTTTGAAGCGCCGGCGGCAGCCTCACCCGTCACGCCCAAGATGTGGACGGCCGGCAAGGTCTCCAAGTAGGCGTACATGTCATTGGTCAGATCGCCCAAGTACTCATTCAGCGCCTCCATCGACTTATGCACGCGCACGCGGCGCGAACCAGCCTCACCGCCAGCCAACGCTGCTAAGTGATCAACTAGAGGGCCAACGCCACCGGCCAGGCCGGTAGATACTGGGGTCTCTAGTTTTTCCGCAGAATTAGAAGCCTTCACCGGGCTATGCGCATCGACGCGGCGGAACATCGCTTCATCACGGAATACCAGGGCCGCTAACTGCGGGCCGCCGAGCATTCCGATATCAATGCCGATGATGTCCGCGCCGAGTTCATCAAAGTCCAGGGGGCGATAAGGCGCGAGCGCGGAGACGTCGACAAGCGTCCACGCGCGCGAGCGCGAACGAATTTTCTCAATGATCTCAGCCGTGGGTGTTACTGTGCCCAAAAGCTCATGCGCTGCGGAGAAGGAGACCAGGCGCGTCGAGCCGTCGACAAGCTCAGCGTACTGGAAAGCCGGCAGCTCACCCGTGCCCAGATCCGGCTGTGCCCAACGCACTTCCGCATCAAGCTCCGACAACGCGGAGTACAGCGCCGGCGGATCCAACTTGGACAGAACCACCGAAGAATTATGACGCAACATCGGGCGCAGGCTGCGCGCCAAGGTCTGGTACAAAGCTGGCAGCGAAGGGCCTAAGACCACGCGGCTGGCCTTCGAGCCCACGAGATCCGCAATCGCCATGCGCGCGGCGTCGTAATGCGCAGAGCCCTCCAACCGGCCCGGCGCGCTATTCGCGGAATGCGCTCCCGTGGCATCTTCCTGCGGGGCTACTGCTGGGGACATACGGAACGAGCGAGCTACGCCGGCCGCTACTCGTTCAGAGATCTGCGGCGCAGCATTCGCGTTGAGGTAGGTCCACCCGTCCGATAGGCCAGTGTAAAGACCTCGCACACTGGCGACGTCATACCGTGCTGGCAAGCCTAATGGCATGTATAAAACCTTCCTCTACGCCTTTCATTGGTACCCAAACGCAACGTTTGTAGGGGCCGCTGTGGGGCAGTCGACTCCCTACTCTATACGGCTTTGGGTTTGGTTTCCTAAAAAGGAATTTTTGCAGGTTACAGCCATTCCCCCAGTACAGACGGCGTGTAGATACCCGTTTGTCCAGCACGCGCGCTAGGGTGTTTTGACGTGCAAGATAACAACCAACTGCGCGCCGACATCGCCCGCATGACCTCCACCCCGGAGGAAAGCGCGGTACCGGCCTCCCAGTCCATGACCATGAAGTCGGCTTTTGCCGATCTTATCCAAGGCGCCAAACAGCGCGAATTGTGGTTCATGCTGGGCATTCAGGACATCAAGCAACGCTACCGCCGCTCGGTTCTAGGACCTTTCTGGATCACCATCGCC
Coding sequences:
- a CDS encoding MogA/MoaB family molybdenum cofactor biosynthesis protein, with protein sequence MARRAVVVVASTRAAAGIYEDRSGPIAVDFLRRMGFDTPDALVVPDAEIAEALDKVFAAQPSVILTSGGTGISPDDATVEAVSAHLARELPGIAHAFYAASASVPTAALSRTVAGVNAHTFAMALPGSTGGVKDGCKVLEPLLPHIVDQLEGRHEH
- a CDS encoding molybdenum cofactor biosynthesis protein MoaE yields the protein MSTDPAFVSADTGKVIGAMMTSSPIEKPDISTPAMGAVVTFDGIVRNHDGGRGGVELLRYTAHPTAESEISRVAQEVIAAHPNTRLWCAHRTGDLRVGEAAFVVIAAAAHRGDAFAAAEECADRVKAEVPIWKEQRYADGFSNWVGLE
- a CDS encoding ThiF family adenylyltransferase, coding for MSNRYARQEALWGTEGQAKLTNATVAVIGAGGLGSPALLYLAGAGVGRILLFDDDVVSLSNLQRQVIHGMDDIGGPKTASAAETIHQLNPEVQVLQYPRLSSATALAHLAEADVLLDGTDNFEARYLCSWACHELGIPHVWASILGFDAQLSVFWSGHGPVYEDVFPTAPAPGSVPSCSQAGVLGPVVGTVGSAMALEALKYLTGMGTLLTGKIGYFDALTCTWEYIPVVASGATPTQPADAPEIRTIPSGYRIIDVRTEEERAEHSIPGSEHFLLDRILAGENPRLGHDEPAVIHCAGGIRSAQAVAALRERGYTQVYSLRGGINAWLEQNTA
- a CDS encoding NAD(P)H-quinone oxidoreductase, yielding MKAIVQTDPKDPGALELGVVEKPLLHPGEVLVKVHAAGVNRADLLQARGHYPPPAGASETIGLEVAGEIVDANGTEWKEGTQVGALLAGGGYAEYVAVPAGQLLSIPKGFSLTDTASVIEVACTVWSNLAMEANLHAGQTILIHGGAGGIGLFAIQVAKALGATVAVTAGSAEKLETCKHYGADILINYKEQDFAEELKNQCDVILDIIGAKYLKQNLKALATDGHMVTIGLQGGTKEELNMGIVLAKRLTLQGTTLRSRSIEDKAAIVADTVANVWPWLEDGTVKHHLHGTYPLAEAAAAHEALNSGAVTGKLVLTVS
- a CDS encoding aminotransferase class V-fold PLP-dependent enzyme; protein product: MPLGLPARYDVASVRGLYTGLSDGWTYLNANAAPQISERVAAGVARSFRMSPAVAPQEDATGAHSANSAPGRLEGSAHYDAARMAIADLVGSKASRVVLGPSLPALYQTLARSLRPMLRHNSSVVLSKLDPPALYSALSELDAEVRWAQPDLGTGELPAFQYAELVDGSTRLVSFSAAHELLGTVTPTAEIIEKIRSRSRAWTLVDVSALAPYRPLDFDELGADIIGIDIGMLGGPQLAALVFRDEAMFRRVDAHSPVKASNSAEKLETPVSTGLAGGVGPLVDHLAALAGGEAGSRRVRVHKSMEALNEYLGDLTNDMYAYLETLPAVHILGVTGEAAAGASKDRLPRLTFAVQNVPAETVHRRLIDNGLVTTLALRTPLLTEMGADEIGGAVTVALGPFNTRHDIEHLTRVVASLA